The Azospirillum baldaniorum genome contains a region encoding:
- a CDS encoding vWA domain-containing protein has product MIAPISAASFRAASYRAFTAAALGVALLAGTAVPALAQATGKRAPLLIEGKTALHQRVLTRPGAVLAAAPGGTGKTVPPMSVFFVYDRKEQGGKTFLEVGADSEGKTAGWVEAADTIPWRHTLVMAFTNPANRERVLFFKDRKGLVDLLNSDRLLVDAEAARQQVASGAVPADSPIISAEPETFIDLQKQFYLLPILEANSTVLKSGFRVRTVRVASVTKEKEEPLAPAPARRGNPEAELADFRSGVVFLVDATSSMQPYIDRARTAIEQVYQQVEAAKLNDRVRFGMIGYRDDPQKSKGVEYLTRTFADPNSTATKSAFFDSIKGVSASTASTRAFAEDGYAGLEQAIRRIDWKPFGGRYVIWFTDASSREGTSPLASTGLSTAQIRQLALENRIAIYVLHLQTAEGRNDHQTARSQYERLSNFPNVGSLYFPVEAGDAEAFRSQVQRLSELLVNQVKTAQAAAKPDAQPATPAADRMAKAAEDVGKAMRLAYLGEVQGTKAPAMFEAWASDRDFRKPDIASFSVRVLLTKNQLSDLQATLRKVVEAGERGQIDPGDFFNQLRSAAAAMGRDPNRIAQGKARNLEETGLMGEYLEGLPYQSRIMSIDPDGWARMGVGEQQAIIDDVKSKVALYQRFHDDVDRWVTLHDKASAGDAVYPVPLDSLP; this is encoded by the coding sequence ATGATCGCTCCCATCTCTGCCGCATCCTTCCGCGCCGCATCCTACCGTGCCTTCACGGCCGCCGCCCTCGGCGTCGCCCTGCTGGCCGGCACCGCCGTGCCCGCGCTCGCGCAGGCCACCGGCAAGCGCGCGCCGCTGCTGATCGAGGGCAAGACCGCGCTGCACCAGCGCGTGCTGACCCGGCCGGGAGCGGTGCTGGCCGCGGCCCCCGGCGGCACCGGCAAGACCGTGCCTCCAATGTCCGTCTTCTTCGTCTACGACCGCAAGGAGCAGGGCGGGAAGACCTTCCTGGAGGTGGGCGCCGACAGCGAGGGCAAGACCGCCGGCTGGGTGGAGGCCGCCGACACCATCCCCTGGCGCCACACGCTGGTGATGGCCTTCACCAACCCGGCCAACCGCGAGCGGGTGCTGTTCTTCAAGGACCGCAAGGGCCTCGTCGACCTGCTGAATTCCGACCGGCTGCTGGTCGATGCCGAGGCCGCGCGCCAGCAGGTGGCGTCCGGCGCGGTGCCGGCCGACAGCCCGATCATCTCGGCCGAGCCGGAAACCTTCATCGATCTTCAGAAGCAGTTCTACCTGCTGCCGATCCTCGAGGCGAATTCGACGGTGCTGAAATCCGGCTTCCGGGTGCGCACGGTGCGCGTCGCCTCGGTGACCAAGGAGAAGGAGGAGCCGCTGGCCCCAGCCCCAGCCCGCCGCGGCAATCCCGAAGCGGAACTGGCCGACTTCCGTTCCGGCGTGGTGTTCCTGGTCGACGCCACCTCCTCGATGCAGCCCTACATCGATCGGGCGCGCACGGCCATCGAGCAGGTCTACCAGCAGGTCGAGGCCGCCAAGCTGAACGACCGCGTCCGCTTCGGCATGATCGGCTATCGCGACGACCCGCAGAAGTCCAAGGGGGTCGAGTATCTGACCCGCACCTTCGCCGACCCCAACAGCACGGCGACCAAGTCGGCCTTCTTCGACTCGATCAAGGGCGTGTCGGCCTCCACCGCCTCCACCCGCGCCTTCGCGGAGGACGGCTACGCCGGGCTGGAGCAGGCGATCCGCAGGATCGACTGGAAGCCGTTCGGCGGCCGCTACGTCATCTGGTTCACCGACGCCAGCTCGCGCGAAGGCACGTCGCCGCTGGCCAGCACCGGTCTGTCGACGGCGCAGATCCGCCAGCTCGCGCTGGAGAACCGCATCGCCATCTACGTGCTGCACCTTCAGACCGCCGAGGGGCGCAACGACCACCAGACCGCCCGGTCCCAGTATGAACGGCTGAGCAACTTCCCCAACGTCGGCTCCCTCTATTTCCCGGTGGAGGCCGGCGACGCCGAGGCCTTCCGCAGCCAGGTGCAGCGCCTGTCCGAGCTGCTGGTCAATCAGGTGAAGACCGCCCAGGCGGCCGCAAAGCCCGATGCGCAGCCCGCCACCCCGGCGGCCGACCGCATGGCGAAGGCGGCGGAGGACGTGGGCAAGGCGATGCGTCTGGCCTATCTCGGCGAGGTGCAGGGCACCAAGGCGCCGGCCATGTTCGAGGCGTGGGCGTCCGACCGCGACTTCCGCAAGCCGGACATCGCGTCCTTCAGCGTGCGCGTCCTGCTGACCAAGAACCAGCTCAGCGACCTCCAGGCCACGCTGCGCAAGGTGGTGGAGGCCGGCGAGCGCGGGCAGATCGACCCCGGCGACTTCTTCAACCAGCTGCGCAGCGCCGCCGCCGCCATGGGCCGCGACCCCAACCGCATCGCCCAGGGCAAGGCGCGCAACCTGGAGGAGACCGGCCTGATGGGCGAGTATCTGGAGGGCCTGCCCTACCAGAGCCGCATCATGTCCATCGACCCGGACGGCTGGGCCCGCATGGGCGTGGGGGAGCAGCAGGCGATCATCGACGACGTGAAGTCGAAGGTGGCGTTGTACCAGCGCTTTCACGACGACGTGGACCGCTGGGTGACGCTGCACGACAAGGCATCGGCCGGCGACGCGGTCTATCCCGTGCCGCTCGACAGCCTGCCCTGA
- a CDS encoding tetratricopeptide repeat protein, which produces MPARATQPSTYPGGRALIEVIGPPDRFSDPVEIALLHQMGGVDKAKHLDPRTPDDPWKSAVFWFQPEAVARAEGRLSFDLDHGVTAHLRPNIPYVMRVRGAGGAVVEERLVWKAIRGKSAPPVWTPPKGPEWPKETDGEAPAGPVEPLEPQEPRTPVVIETGPRPTGSAGTGKAPPWGAIAAGVVLLAALAGGGWFFMQNKESEPAPVAEAAKPALTPALTPTTVEEARKLVQQGTPAGDAYAAGERFRQAKALDGAFLLFRHAAERGSAEAAIALGTMYDPATHSAETSPLPSANPTQAAEWYRRAAEAGNAEAQFRYGRLLMSGQTDNPQGPDAGLAWLRKAADQGHAQAKEALPK; this is translated from the coding sequence ATGCCCGCGCGCGCGACCCAGCCCTCCACCTACCCCGGCGGCCGAGCCCTGATCGAGGTGATCGGCCCGCCCGACCGCTTCTCCGACCCGGTCGAGATCGCACTGCTGCACCAGATGGGCGGGGTGGACAAGGCCAAGCACCTCGACCCGCGCACGCCGGACGATCCCTGGAAAAGCGCCGTCTTCTGGTTCCAGCCGGAGGCCGTCGCGCGCGCCGAGGGCCGGCTGTCCTTCGACCTCGATCACGGGGTGACCGCCCATCTGCGCCCGAACATCCCCTACGTGATGCGGGTGCGCGGCGCCGGAGGGGCGGTGGTCGAGGAACGGCTGGTGTGGAAGGCCATCCGCGGCAAGTCCGCCCCGCCCGTGTGGACGCCGCCGAAGGGACCGGAATGGCCGAAGGAGACGGACGGAGAAGCACCGGCCGGCCCGGTGGAACCGCTGGAACCGCAGGAGCCCCGGACACCGGTCGTGATCGAGACGGGGCCGCGCCCCACCGGGTCCGCCGGAACCGGCAAGGCCCCCCCGTGGGGCGCCATCGCCGCGGGCGTGGTGCTGCTGGCCGCGCTCGCCGGCGGCGGCTGGTTTTTCATGCAGAACAAGGAGTCCGAACCGGCGCCGGTCGCCGAGGCGGCCAAGCCCGCCCTGACGCCCGCCCTGACGCCGACGACCGTCGAAGAGGCGCGCAAGCTGGTGCAGCAGGGCACGCCAGCCGGCGACGCCTACGCGGCCGGGGAGCGGTTCCGGCAGGCCAAGGCGCTGGACGGCGCCTTCCTGCTGTTCCGCCACGCCGCCGAGCGCGGCAGCGCCGAGGCGGCGATCGCGCTGGGCACGATGTACGACCCCGCCACCCATTCCGCCGAAACCAGCCCGCTGCCCTCGGCCAACCCGACCCAGGCCGCCGAGTGGTACCGCCGCGCCGCCGAGGCCGGCAACGCCGAGGCGCAGTTCCGCTACGGCCGCCTGCTGATGAGCGGCCAGACCGACAACCCGCAGGGACCGGACGCCGGCCTCGCATGGCTGCGCAAGGCGGCGGACCAGGGGCACGCCCAGGCCAAGGAGGCACTGCCGAAATGA